The genomic DNA CATGTTCACCGGTTGGTTTGCCGGGGCCATGGATCAGATTCTTGAGGCGCGCGGCAGCAAGATTCGCACGGTTGCCGAGCAAGTCTACGGTGGCTCCGAAGAAGGCCACGACGACGGCCTGTTCACCGTCAAGCCGTTGTAAGTCGAGGAACCCGCCATGGCTTTCGAAGCAATGTTCCAGCCGATCCAGATCGGCAAACTGACCATCCGCAACCGCGTGCTCAGTACCGCGCACGCCGAGGTCTACGCGACCGACGGCGGCATGACCACCGATCGCTACGTCAAATACTACGAAGAGAAAGCCAAGGGCGGCATCGGCCTGGCGATTTGCGGCGGCTCCTCCAGTGTGGCCATCGACAGCCCGCAAGGCTGGTGGAAGTCGGTCAACCTGGCGGACGACCGGATCATCCCGCACTTCCAGAATCTGGCCGACGCCATGCACAAGCATGGCGCCAAGATCATGATTCAGATTACCCACATGGGCCGTCGCTCGCGCTGGGACGGCGAACATTGGCCGACCCTGCTGTCGCCGTCAGGCATCCGTGAGCCAGTACACCGCGCGACCTGCAAAACCATCGAGCCGGAAGAAATCTGGCGGGTGATCGGCAACTACGCCACCGCTGCCGCGCGCGCCAAGGCCGGTGGTCTGGACGGCGTTGAACTGTCCGCCGTGCACCAGCACATGATCGACCAGTTCTGGAGCCCGCGCGTCAACAAGCGTACCGATGAATGGGGTGGCAGCTTCGAGAACCGCATGCGTTTCGGCCTTGAAGTGCTCAAGGCTGTGCGCAAGGAAGTCGGCGACGATTTCTGCGTCGGCATTCGTCTGTGCGGGGACGAGTTCCACCCGGACGGCTTGTCCCACGAAGACATGAAGCAGATCGCCAAGTATTACGACGACACCGGGATGATCGACTTCATCGGCGTGGTCGGTTCGGGTTGCGACACCCACAACACCCTGGCCAACGTAATCCCCAACATGAGTTATCCACCGGAGCCGTTCCTGCACCTGGCTGCCGGTATCAAGGAAGTGGTCAAGGCCCCGGTGCTGCACGCGCAGAACATCAAGGACCCAAACCAGGCCACGCGCATTCTCGAAGGCGGTTACGTCGACATGGTCGGCATGACCCGCGCGCATATCGCTGACCCGCACCTGATCGCCAAGATCAAGATGGGCCAGATCGACCAGATCAAACAGTGCGTCGGCGCCAACTACTGCATCGACCGCCAGTATCAAGGGCTGGATGTGCTGTGCATCCAGAACGCCGCGACCTCCCGTGAATACATGGGCGTGCCGCACATCATCGAGAAGTCCACGGGCGTCAAACGCAAAGTGGTGGTGGTCGGCGCCGGTCCGGCCGGGATGGAGGCCGCGCGTGTTGCGGCCGAACGAGGCCACGACGTGACCCTGTTCGAGAAAAAAGAATTCATCGGCGGGCAGATCACCACGGCGTCGAAAGCACCACAGCGTGACCAGATTGCGGGTATCACCCGTTGGTTCCAGCTGGAACTGGCGCGGCTGAAAGTCGACCTGCGCCTGGGCACGGCTGCCGACGCGGCGACCATCCTCGATCTGCGTCCGGACGTGGTGGTGCTGGCGGTGGGCGGGCATCCGTTCCTTGAGCAGAACGAACACTGGGGCGCCGCCGAAGGGCTGGTGGTCAGCAGCTGGGATGTGCTCGACGGCAAGGTCGCGCCGGGCAAGAACGTGCTGGTCTACGACACCATTTGCGAGTTCACCGGGATGTCGGTTGCCGACTTCCTCGCCGACAAGGGCAGCCAGGTCGAGATCGTCACCGACGACATCAAACCGGGCGTGGCCATCGGCGGTACGTCGTTCCCGACCTACTACCGCAGCATGTACCCGAAAGAAGTGATCATGACTGGCGACATGATGCTGGAGAAGGTCTACCGCGAAGGCGACAAACTCATCGCCGTGCTGGAGAACGAATACACCGGCGCCAAAGAGGAGCGGGTGGTCGATCAAGTGGTGGTGGAAAACGGCGTGCGCCCGGACGAAGAGCTGTATTACGGGCTCAAGGACGGTTCGCGCAACAAGGGCCAGATCGATATTGATGCCTTGTTCGCGATCAAGCCGCAGCCTTCGCTGAGCACCACCGGAGACGGCTACTTGCTGTTCCGCATCGGCGATTGCGTGGCGCAGCGAAATACCCACGCTGCGATCTACGACGCCCTGCGGTTGTGCAAAGACTTCTGAGGGCTTGCACATGACCCCTGTGGGAGCGGGCTTGCTCGCGAATGCATTCTGTCAGTTCTAAATGAGCTGACTGATCCAGCGCTTTCGCGAGCAGGCCCGCTCCCACAGTAATGCAGACCGTGTTTCTCCAGGCTGTACTGGTGGGAGCTTCACCTATGTTGAACACCCTTCTTCCAATCCTGTTGTTCGCCGCCCTGGGCCTTGGTGTCCTCGGCGCGTTGCGGCGGGTAGCGATGTGGCGCCGGGGCCGGGCCTCGAAGGTCGATCTGATCGGCGGCCTGTTCGCCATGCCCAAGCGCTACATGGTCGACTTGCACCATGTGGTGGCGCGGGACAAATACATCGCCAACACCCACGTGGCCACGGCCGGCGGCGCGGTGGCGTCGATTGTGCTGGCGATTCTGGTGCACGGTTTCGGCCTGCATAACCGCATCCTCGGTTACGCCTTGCTGCTGATGACAACCGTGATGTTCGTCGGTGCGATCTTTGTTTACCTGCGTCGGCGCAACCCGCCGGCACGGTTGTCGAAAGGCCCGTGGATGCGCTTGCCGAAAAGCCTGCTGGCGTTCTCGGCGTCGTACTTTCTGGTGACCTTGCCGGTGGCCGGAATCCTTCCGGAAAACTTCGGCGGCTGGATACTGGCGGTGATTCTCGGCGTCGGTGTGCTGTGGGGTGTGTCGGAGTTGTTCTTCGGCATGACCTGGGGCGGGCCGATGAAGCACGCCTTTGCCGGTGCCCTGCACCTGGCCTGGCACCGTCGCGCCGAACGTTTTGGTGGCGGTCGTTCCTCCGGTTTGAAACCGCTGGATCTCAACGATCCCTCCGCGCCGCTAGGCGTGGAAAAACCCAAGGATTTCACCTGGAACCAGTTGCTCGGTTTCGACGCTTGCGTGCAGTGCGGCAAGTGCGAAGCGGCGTGCCCGGCCTTCGCTGCCGGCCAGCCGCTGAACCCGAAGAAACTGATTCAGGACATGGTCGTCGGCCTCGCTGGCGGCA from Pseudomonas baetica includes the following:
- the dgcA gene encoding dimethylglycine demethylation protein DgcA, with translation MAFEAMFQPIQIGKLTIRNRVLSTAHAEVYATDGGMTTDRYVKYYEEKAKGGIGLAICGGSSSVAIDSPQGWWKSVNLADDRIIPHFQNLADAMHKHGAKIMIQITHMGRRSRWDGEHWPTLLSPSGIREPVHRATCKTIEPEEIWRVIGNYATAAARAKAGGLDGVELSAVHQHMIDQFWSPRVNKRTDEWGGSFENRMRFGLEVLKAVRKEVGDDFCVGIRLCGDEFHPDGLSHEDMKQIAKYYDDTGMIDFIGVVGSGCDTHNTLANVIPNMSYPPEPFLHLAAGIKEVVKAPVLHAQNIKDPNQATRILEGGYVDMVGMTRAHIADPHLIAKIKMGQIDQIKQCVGANYCIDRQYQGLDVLCIQNAATSREYMGVPHIIEKSTGVKRKVVVVGAGPAGMEAARVAAERGHDVTLFEKKEFIGGQITTASKAPQRDQIAGITRWFQLELARLKVDLRLGTAADAATILDLRPDVVVLAVGGHPFLEQNEHWGAAEGLVVSSWDVLDGKVAPGKNVLVYDTICEFTGMSVADFLADKGSQVEIVTDDIKPGVAIGGTSFPTYYRSMYPKEVIMTGDMMLEKVYREGDKLIAVLENEYTGAKEERVVDQVVVENGVRPDEELYYGLKDGSRNKGQIDIDALFAIKPQPSLSTTGDGYLLFRIGDCVAQRNTHAAIYDALRLCKDF